Proteins co-encoded in one Parascardovia denticolens DSM 10105 = JCM 12538 genomic window:
- a CDS encoding AAA family ATPase, whose amino-acid sequence MVFGKNGSGKSTIAHALYQYSQNGVGIPVTNGEMPVEAKFSYVNEYGKNDPSNGGNQQLLPQNCFVYGDDYRREKIRFSESNLGAIAVVEANLITKQKLQDANAELEGKKDDYDKFITEFGSETQESDRVGWQGTKGKEVNEKRKNVERCFKSDGLGLDDENSSLPQIIGKLINRNSTAKRYRFENIQKKFESFTDNSDSGYLQDEKERLRTKLKQFLSDRGAKEAKENNGTDIQKIAFQLQFDELKRLLEHACQELCRKSEVCSNSLAQSISDPDNHVDIKATEDLVESGQQLCSLCLQELSAEYREDLRKALDSIRADKDNQKAQGKIAKLIDKINSIINRIQECCSEVEQLSQIIEGVQLQDFQNTANNLGNSLKKIALRLQEKLNKPGLIDDQDYSTEIYSEFDAFYGSIAAVNSKVEAFEKNQSRLDQEKDELVTDLEKYAVRKFLVCWEEYQKAQSEYENGRQLVVEAKRRLDDADGKVRELESSFKGYGTALKEINNNLQIVFLDSNRLSLEDAGNGEYQIKSRGKAVSLSQLSDGEKNAIALSAFFASIFENKQEDYEFNSDMLLVLDDPISSFDFVNETGILGLVQTQCRKIRDEHCKQKEYFHCMILTHSIPVLYEFNTLGSSTGGLYKQKKDSCCSYELKVTNKISNNTNVSMPESKELNVDSLKPVYMMLTREVYAFVAGSGGRNDRLSGNDLRRAFEEYSFFNFDEGATALTSDDQIIDNARLSQEIKQLIKDTQFHYWFNGDSHGETSAKSGGVPIHFPTDEGTEEKLAKLLLIFLDGIHPTGLIGILCGSNFNQSQSKKKKEVEANLKKWKNELLGISS is encoded by the coding sequence GTGGTTTTTGGGAAAAATGGTTCTGGAAAATCAACGATTGCGCATGCTCTGTACCAATATAGTCAGAATGGCGTTGGCATACCTGTAACAAATGGGGAGATGCCAGTTGAAGCCAAGTTTTCATATGTCAACGAATATGGCAAAAATGATCCGTCAAATGGCGGCAATCAACAGTTGCTTCCCCAGAATTGTTTTGTATACGGAGATGACTACCGCAGGGAGAAGATTCGATTTTCCGAGTCGAATCTTGGAGCGATAGCTGTGGTAGAGGCGAATCTTATAACGAAACAGAAACTACAAGATGCTAATGCTGAGTTAGAGGGAAAGAAAGACGATTACGACAAATTTATAACGGAATTTGGCAGTGAAACGCAGGAGAGTGATAGAGTCGGCTGGCAGGGTACGAAAGGGAAAGAGGTGAATGAGAAAAGAAAAAACGTCGAGCGGTGTTTTAAGTCTGATGGTCTAGGACTTGATGATGAGAATAGTTCTTTGCCGCAAATTATAGGGAAACTTATAAATCGGAATAGCACGGCTAAACGATATCGGTTTGAAAATATTCAGAAAAAATTCGAAAGCTTTACGGATAATAGTGATTCTGGATATCTCCAAGATGAGAAAGAAAGACTAAGGACTAAACTTAAGCAGTTCTTGTCCGATAGGGGAGCCAAAGAAGCTAAGGAAAACAATGGTACCGACATACAGAAAATAGCTTTCCAGCTACAATTTGACGAACTGAAGAGACTACTGGAGCATGCTTGTCAAGAGTTATGCCGGAAGAGCGAAGTATGCTCAAACTCTCTTGCTCAGAGTATAAGCGATCCTGATAATCATGTAGATATTAAGGCTACCGAAGACTTGGTTGAAAGTGGGCAACAACTATGTAGTCTTTGTTTGCAAGAGCTTTCTGCAGAGTATCGTGAAGATTTGCGTAAAGCGCTTGATTCGATTCGTGCAGATAAGGATAATCAAAAGGCTCAAGGAAAAATCGCCAAACTGATTGACAAGATTAATTCAATCATTAATCGCATTCAAGAATGCTGTTCGGAGGTCGAACAGTTATCGCAAATCATTGAAGGGGTACAATTACAGGACTTTCAAAATACCGCTAACAATTTAGGAAACTCGCTCAAAAAGATTGCTTTGCGTTTACAAGAAAAGCTGAATAAGCCAGGATTAATTGATGATCAGGATTATTCAACTGAAATTTATTCCGAATTTGATGCTTTTTATGGCTCTATTGCGGCTGTGAATAGTAAGGTTGAAGCGTTCGAAAAGAACCAGTCACGGTTAGATCAGGAAAAGGATGAGCTGGTTACTGATCTTGAGAAATATGCTGTCAGGAAATTCCTCGTATGCTGGGAGGAGTATCAGAAGGCTCAATCTGAGTATGAAAATGGTAGGCAGCTGGTCGTGGAAGCTAAAAGAAGATTAGACGATGCCGATGGTAAGGTTCGTGAACTCGAATCAAGTTTCAAGGGTTACGGAACTGCTTTAAAAGAGATTAATAATAATCTGCAAATTGTTTTTCTTGATTCAAATCGCTTAAGTCTTGAAGACGCTGGCAATGGAGAGTACCAGATAAAGTCGAGAGGTAAAGCTGTAAGTTTATCGCAACTTTCCGATGGCGAAAAAAACGCTATCGCTCTTTCTGCCTTCTTTGCTTCTATATTCGAAAATAAACAAGAAGACTATGAATTTAATAGTGATATGTTACTCGTTCTTGATGATCCTATTAGTTCTTTTGATTTTGTCAATGAAACTGGGATTCTTGGATTAGTACAGACGCAGTGCCGAAAAATACGAGATGAGCATTGCAAGCAAAAAGAGTATTTTCACTGTATGATTTTGACACATAGTATCCCTGTACTTTACGAGTTCAATACGCTTGGTTCAAGCACTGGCGGTCTTTATAAGCAGAAGAAAGATTCATGCTGTTCATATGAGCTTAAGGTCACTAATAAGATTAGTAACAATACTAATGTCTCTATGCCCGAATCAAAAGAGCTGAACGTTGATAGCCTTAAACCTGTGTACATGATGTTAACAAGGGAAGTGTACGCATTTGTTGCTGGGAGCGGTGGGAGAAATGATCGGCTATCAGGAAATGATTTAAGACGAGCTTTTGAAGAGTATTCGTTTTTTAACTTTGATGAAGGGGCGACAGCCCTTACTTCTGACGATCAAATAATTGATAATGCGAGGCTAAGCCAAGAGATAAAACAACTTATTAAAGATACGCAGTTTCACTATTGGTTTAATGGAGATAGTCATGGGGAAACGAGTGCGAAAAGTGGAGGCGTGCCAATTCATTTTCCCACTGATGAAGGCACAGAAGAAAAGCTTGCGAAGCTTCTTCTTATTTTCTTAGACGGAATACATCCAACAGGGCTGATAGGCATACTTTGTGGTTCGAACTTTAATCAGTCTCAGTCTAAGAAGAAAAAGGAGGTGGAGGCGAATCTCAAGAAGTGGAAAAATGAATTGCTCGGAATTAGTAGCTGA
- the tgt gene encoding tRNA guanosine(34) transglycosylase Tgt, with product MSNTATGHTLHPKGAVKGKPGDRSAFGFETGTRLEGKHGRTGVIHTPHGDIHTPAFVPVATQAAMKGVLPESMTDLGAQCTLANAFHLFERPGEDVLDAAGGLGEFMNWDKPTFTDSGGFQVMSLGAGFKKTLAMDLETAKSDKAVASGKERLAFVDEDGVTFNSPLNGEKKRFSAEISMGIQHKLGADIMFAFDELTTLMNTKRYQEQSVERTFRWAKRCLAEHQRLTAERLGKPYQALFGVVQGANYEDLRHKAAAGIGSLDFDGFGIGGAMEKRIIGEICSWACDELPENKPRHILGIAAVDDIFACVENGGDTFDCVSPARTARNGAVFTHDGRWNVKRSAMKTDFRPIEEGCDCYTCQHYSRAYICHLLRSGEMVGATLATIHNERFFVRLLDEIRESMDGGYFHDFRDQTLARFYANGSRG from the coding sequence ATGAGCAACACAGCGACCGGCCACACCTTGCATCCCAAGGGGGCTGTGAAGGGCAAGCCGGGAGACCGGTCGGCCTTCGGCTTTGAGACCGGCACCCGGCTGGAAGGCAAACACGGCCGTACCGGGGTCATCCACACCCCGCATGGGGACATCCACACCCCGGCCTTCGTGCCCGTCGCCACTCAGGCGGCTATGAAAGGGGTCCTGCCCGAATCCATGACCGACCTAGGCGCCCAATGCACCCTGGCCAACGCCTTCCACCTGTTCGAGCGGCCGGGCGAAGACGTGCTGGACGCAGCCGGTGGTCTGGGCGAGTTCATGAACTGGGACAAGCCCACTTTCACCGATTCCGGCGGCTTCCAAGTCATGTCTCTGGGGGCCGGCTTCAAGAAGACCCTGGCCATGGACCTGGAGACGGCCAAGTCGGACAAGGCCGTCGCTTCCGGCAAGGAGCGCCTCGCCTTCGTGGACGAGGACGGCGTGACTTTCAATTCCCCCCTCAACGGCGAAAAGAAACGGTTTTCGGCGGAAATCTCCATGGGGATCCAACACAAGCTGGGGGCTGACATCATGTTCGCCTTTGACGAACTGACCACGCTCATGAACACCAAGCGTTACCAAGAGCAGTCCGTGGAGCGCACCTTCCGTTGGGCCAAGCGGTGCCTGGCCGAGCATCAAAGGCTGACGGCCGAGCGCCTGGGCAAGCCTTATCAGGCCTTGTTCGGCGTGGTTCAGGGGGCGAATTACGAGGATCTGCGGCACAAGGCGGCGGCCGGCATCGGCTCTCTTGATTTTGACGGTTTTGGGATCGGCGGGGCCATGGAAAAGCGAATCATTGGAGAGATCTGCTCTTGGGCCTGCGATGAGCTGCCGGAGAACAAGCCCAGGCACATTCTGGGGATCGCGGCCGTGGATGACATCTTCGCCTGCGTGGAGAACGGGGGCGACACTTTCGACTGCGTCTCCCCCGCCCGCACAGCTCGCAACGGAGCCGTCTTCACCCATGACGGCCGTTGGAACGTCAAGCGGTCGGCCATGAAAACCGACTTCCGGCCGATTGAGGAAGGTTGCGACTGCTACACCTGCCAGCATTATTCCCGGGCTTACATCTGCCACTTGCTGCGGTCGGGCGAGATGGTCGGGGCCACTTTGGCCACCATTCACAACGAGCGTTTCTTCGTCCGGCTTTTGGATGAGATCCGCGAATCCATGGATGGCGGTTATTTCCATGACTTCCGCGACCAGACCCTGGCTCGCTTCTACGCTAACGGTTCCAGAGGCTGA
- a CDS encoding HdeD family acid-resistance protein, translated as MAQQFDHIPDFFEIVGDELAKSVRRSSIIIGVLGIVAGVCLLIWPGKTLAVAAVVLGIYFIVDAIVRAIELFRLQGISDGWRVLQIVLSVLLLIAGIFVLRAPMVSGAWLALYLTIFVGISWIIEGIIAFATAATLLNPFWSVLYGVISVIAGICVLVSPLWSTQVLMLFAAITAIVLGIFSLIRGATFANFLQGK; from the coding sequence ATGGCTCAGCAATTCGATCACATCCCGGATTTCTTTGAAATCGTTGGCGACGAGCTGGCGAAGTCCGTTCGCCGCAGTTCCATCATCATTGGCGTTCTCGGCATCGTGGCCGGGGTCTGCCTTTTGATTTGGCCCGGCAAGACCTTGGCCGTCGCGGCCGTCGTCCTGGGGATTTATTTCATCGTGGACGCCATCGTCCGCGCGATTGAGCTTTTCCGCCTCCAAGGCATTTCCGACGGCTGGCGTGTTCTGCAAATCGTGCTGAGCGTGCTTCTGCTGATCGCCGGCATCTTCGTCCTGCGCGCGCCCATGGTTTCCGGGGCTTGGCTGGCTCTTTACCTGACCATCTTCGTCGGCATTTCCTGGATCATCGAAGGCATCATCGCTTTCGCCACGGCGGCAACGTTGCTCAATCCTTTCTGGTCGGTTCTCTACGGCGTGATTTCCGTGATCGCCGGCATCTGCGTGCTGGTTTCGCCTTTGTGGAGCACTCAGGTTCTGATGCTTTTCGCCGCCATCACGGCGATTGTCCTCGGCATTTTCTCCCTGATTCGCGGCGCGACTTTCGCCAACTTCCTACAAGGCAAGTAG
- a CDS encoding AlwI family type II restriction endonuclease — MKLKKQAKVFSLIDTNGRRNDILNAYKSYAKILDDFRISPSNPWQSFPKSLVQFNFYKRAVEDSPDTFKNHERLDDFEKFIETNSTAKQQFFTLNAKFKDTSESQYNNLDQNIEQRARHYTSSLVSLGFATPKRMLTQSGRALLDPSLIEKDLLEQTLGLPADNALMLRQLLKIRIYSPDSTHYYSPGKLALYLVLNDDHFDKALYEDRNFFSIIQLTNPNLGYTSDELVKCLEQNGYSGLLNILLRANIQRLSDEIDQSDGQFSKSLFYQLFTNRKSKKMIDVYYRFYKNLFAFNHDRSQATLDCLIETYNSNKPELNKAFGYGKALFNVKSQSTKLEDFVISNDNNPLLSFEIDSFNLTFYNCFVESKLYDIAREYASPTRYVLKSTGLFQITAGIVSLKNKALLNNQTILENLKTDIFGTASYDDYEVKDDCAFGQLNSLMEILNIQDRDIEEQIQQVAESYNLINTGKTLEQYLEEQRSTEFEKFIQNEFPRNKVFEILELFCDRKNDKKIQKEVTSGADIPTIFEFISGIAWFYLSKEEHYDLLNSFNLTFDSSYLPLTHAGGGKGDIVIDYRHLVLQLEVTLMNPQAQKRGEWEPVLRHSVNLAIESPKPCITLFLANNLDQNTINIWRAVATVPLESSNRPGEFTRSIKIMPLQISDFIDFSSNSQFSSQKFFKAIDSSYAPLTEESFDITWRKKILDTACE; from the coding sequence ATGAAACTTAAAAAACAGGCAAAGGTATTCTCCCTTATTGATACTAATGGCCGGCGCAACGACATACTCAATGCATATAAAAGCTATGCTAAAATCTTGGATGATTTTCGAATTAGCCCATCCAATCCGTGGCAGTCGTTTCCGAAGAGCTTAGTTCAATTTAACTTTTATAAACGAGCAGTTGAGGATTCACCTGATACATTTAAGAACCATGAAAGACTAGATGACTTTGAAAAATTTATTGAAACTAACTCCACCGCAAAACAGCAGTTTTTTACTCTAAACGCAAAATTTAAAGATACTAGTGAGAGCCAATATAACAATCTCGACCAAAATATTGAACAACGAGCTCGTCATTATACAAGCTCTTTAGTAAGTCTAGGTTTCGCTACCCCAAAGCGCATGTTGACACAATCGGGTCGTGCGCTACTCGATCCATCATTAATCGAGAAAGATCTCCTTGAACAAACCCTAGGTCTCCCTGCCGATAATGCACTTATGCTTAGACAGCTTCTAAAAATTCGAATTTATAGTCCAGACTCCACTCATTATTACTCCCCTGGCAAACTTGCTCTTTACCTAGTCCTCAATGACGATCACTTTGATAAAGCTCTATACGAAGACAGAAATTTCTTTAGTATTATTCAGCTTACCAATCCAAATTTAGGTTATACCTCTGATGAACTAGTAAAATGCTTAGAACAAAACGGATATTCAGGCCTTCTGAATATACTTCTTCGCGCTAACATTCAACGCTTGTCCGATGAAATCGATCAAAGTGACGGTCAATTTTCTAAAAGCTTGTTTTATCAGTTATTTACTAATCGCAAATCAAAAAAGATGATAGACGTTTACTATCGATTTTATAAAAATCTTTTCGCGTTCAATCATGATCGAAGTCAAGCTACTCTTGATTGCCTTATTGAAACTTATAATTCAAATAAGCCAGAACTGAATAAGGCGTTCGGGTACGGTAAAGCACTTTTTAATGTTAAGTCCCAGTCCACAAAGCTTGAAGATTTTGTCATTAGCAATGATAATAACCCCTTATTATCTTTTGAAATTGACAGCTTTAATTTAACTTTTTACAATTGCTTCGTCGAATCAAAGCTCTATGATATCGCGAGAGAATATGCAAGCCCCACACGTTACGTTCTGAAATCTACAGGGCTTTTCCAGATTACGGCAGGCATTGTTTCCCTCAAAAATAAAGCGCTTTTAAACAACCAGACAATTTTGGAAAATCTTAAAACTGATATATTTGGCACAGCTTCCTACGATGACTATGAAGTTAAGGATGATTGTGCCTTCGGGCAACTAAATTCTTTGATGGAAATCCTAAACATCCAAGATAGAGATATTGAAGAGCAAATTCAGCAAGTAGCAGAATCGTATAACCTAATTAATACCGGGAAAACGCTTGAACAATATCTCGAAGAGCAGCGTTCCACAGAGTTTGAAAAGTTTATCCAGAACGAGTTCCCCCGTAATAAAGTGTTCGAAATTCTCGAATTATTCTGCGATCGAAAAAACGATAAAAAAATCCAAAAAGAGGTTACATCTGGAGCAGATATACCTACAATCTTTGAGTTTATTTCAGGTATTGCATGGTTCTATCTTTCAAAAGAAGAACACTATGATTTATTAAACTCTTTTAACTTAACATTTGACTCTAGCTACCTTCCTCTCACTCATGCAGGCGGAGGTAAAGGAGATATAGTTATTGACTATCGTCACCTAGTTCTACAGCTTGAAGTCACACTGATGAATCCCCAAGCCCAAAAACGCGGAGAGTGGGAACCAGTCTTACGACACTCCGTTAATTTAGCGATTGAATCGCCTAAGCCGTGCATAACATTATTCCTCGCAAATAACCTTGATCAAAATACAATTAATATATGGCGAGCCGTCGCTACCGTTCCACTTGAATCATCTAATAGACCCGGTGAGTTCACGCGATCAATTAAAATAATGCCATTACAAATAAGCGACTTCATCGATTTTAGCTCAAATAGCCAGTTTAGTTCTCAAAAGTTTTTTAAGGCAATTGATAGCTCCTACGCACCACTAACTGAAGAATCCTTCGATATAACATGGAGAAAGAAGATACTAGATACAGCATGCGAATGA
- a CDS encoding ATP-binding protein — MELTRSILSRLEEWKSAPSRKPLLLRGARQTGKTWVVNRFGQQSFAHILRIDFMKDSQAASFFTGSLDPHAIIENLSLYTGIPVDPSDTLLVFDEIQECPQALTSLKYFCEDTPEYFLVATGSYMGISLHEGSPFPVGKVTMMTLYPLTFQEFLQNSGQEALAQRIEEGNYASINQAFIPRLTELLKTYYFVGGMPEAVSTYFDSKDFAAVRAVQNDILSTYDLDFSKHIEMRLLERTRLVWKSLPAQLAKENRRFVYGVVRHGARARDLEECIQWLIDYGIITKVPCLSTFRLPLSAYESGSAFKIFASDVGLLSAQAELSESVLVDGSRIFTEFKGALTEQYVCQQLLADGYVPYYWANPKGNAEIDFVIESGSQVLPIEVKAETNVHAKSLRYVFDHFQLATTVRMSLAGFRKDDWVHNIPLWGAGGLKNYFADNLG; from the coding sequence ATGGAACTTACACGGTCTATCCTGAGTCGTCTCGAGGAGTGGAAGAGCGCGCCTTCCCGCAAGCCTCTCCTTCTGCGTGGCGCCCGTCAGACCGGCAAGACCTGGGTGGTGAATAGGTTCGGCCAACAGTCTTTCGCCCACATTCTTCGCATTGATTTCATGAAGGACTCCCAAGCGGCCAGTTTTTTCACGGGATCTCTTGACCCTCATGCCATTATTGAGAACCTTTCCCTTTACACGGGCATACCGGTGGATCCTTCCGATACGCTGTTGGTCTTCGATGAGATTCAAGAGTGCCCGCAAGCTCTTACTTCTCTGAAATACTTTTGCGAGGATACACCCGAGTATTTCCTGGTGGCTACGGGGTCTTACATGGGGATTTCTCTGCACGAAGGCTCGCCTTTCCCCGTGGGGAAGGTCACTATGATGACCCTGTATCCTCTGACATTCCAGGAGTTTCTTCAGAATTCCGGTCAGGAAGCCCTTGCTCAACGAATCGAAGAAGGGAATTATGCGTCAATCAACCAGGCATTTATTCCACGGCTGACTGAGCTTCTCAAAACCTACTACTTCGTAGGTGGCATGCCAGAAGCGGTCTCCACCTATTTTGACAGCAAGGATTTTGCAGCGGTCCGGGCGGTTCAGAACGACATTCTTTCCACTTATGATCTGGACTTCTCCAAGCATATTGAAATGCGGCTGCTGGAACGGACCCGGTTGGTTTGGAAGAGCCTACCGGCCCAGTTGGCGAAGGAGAACCGCCGTTTCGTTTATGGTGTTGTTCGCCATGGCGCTCGCGCTCGAGATCTCGAGGAATGCATCCAATGGCTGATTGATTATGGCATCATCACAAAAGTGCCTTGTCTGTCGACCTTTCGCTTGCCGCTTTCCGCTTATGAATCGGGATCCGCTTTCAAGATTTTCGCTTCTGATGTTGGTCTGCTCTCCGCGCAGGCGGAATTGTCTGAGTCGGTTTTGGTTGATGGGTCGCGGATATTCACCGAGTTCAAAGGTGCGCTGACCGAGCAGTATGTCTGCCAGCAGCTTCTGGCAGATGGGTATGTGCCCTATTATTGGGCCAATCCCAAGGGAAATGCCGAGATTGATTTTGTGATTGAAAGCGGTTCCCAGGTTCTGCCGATTGAGGTGAAAGCGGAGACCAACGTGCATGCGAAGAGTCTTCGTTACGTTTTCGACCATTTCCAGCTGGCGACCACGGTTCGCATGAGCCTGGCCGGCTTCCGCAAGGATGACTGGGTGCACAACATTCCCTTGTGGGGGGCCGGAGGGCTCAAGAACTATTTTGCGGACAACTTGGGCTGA
- a CDS encoding DNA adenine methylase, with amino-acid sequence MINSFLNYTGSKYRILDQILPAFPDKCRTFIDLFGGSGVVTINYPHAQNYVFNDINKPLIDLFEYIQTNSPNNVELEIDSIIREFELTNTFKMGYTFYGASSKEGLANINRIGYSRLRNYYNSLIDTSQKPLYLYALILFAFNNQIRFNSHGDFNVPVGKRDFNKNMRTKLQNFSKAWQKISPQLKSEDFRNIKPSSGDLIYADPPYLITTAAYNENGGWTDKDDLELMQYLDKANQSGVAFILSNVFEHKGKRNQRLIDWASQYRVTDLSNSFNNSNYHTNRGKSREVMVTNQ; translated from the coding sequence ATGATTAACTCTTTTCTTAATTATACCGGAAGCAAATACCGGATTCTGGACCAGATACTCCCCGCATTCCCCGATAAATGCAGGACTTTCATCGACTTATTCGGCGGAAGCGGAGTTGTAACAATAAATTACCCCCATGCGCAAAACTACGTTTTTAACGATATAAACAAGCCCCTAATCGATTTATTCGAATATATCCAGACTAATTCACCAAATAATGTCGAGCTAGAAATTGACTCAATCATCCGAGAATTCGAGCTGACAAATACATTCAAAATGGGCTATACCTTTTATGGTGCTTCATCTAAAGAAGGGCTAGCAAACATTAATAGGATCGGATATTCAAGGCTACGTAACTATTACAACTCACTAATCGACACGAGCCAAAAACCCCTCTACTTGTATGCGCTAATACTATTCGCTTTCAATAATCAAATTCGATTTAATAGTCATGGGGATTTCAACGTTCCTGTTGGAAAACGAGATTTTAATAAAAATATGCGAACTAAGCTCCAGAACTTTAGCAAAGCGTGGCAAAAGATCTCTCCTCAACTTAAATCAGAAGATTTTCGCAATATTAAACCTTCTTCCGGAGATTTGATTTACGCTGACCCTCCGTACCTAATCACAACAGCCGCCTACAACGAAAATGGGGGATGGACAGACAAGGATGATCTTGAGCTCATGCAGTATCTTGATAAGGCTAACCAGAGTGGAGTAGCATTTATACTTAGTAATGTCTTCGAGCATAAGGGAAAACGAAATCAGCGATTAATAGATTGGGCGAGTCAGTATAGAGTAACTGATCTCTCCAACTCATTCAATAATTCCAACTACCATACTAACCGCGGAAAAAGTAGAGAGGTTATGGTGACGAACCAATGA
- a CDS encoding DNA adenine methylase gives MMTTQEAAEMLGVSRQTLYLWRRQGLISIPRDDRGHLIWDIERTKRVRDNIDNHRLAIKETKRESSYFQINNRRYLGSKEKLLPFINQIVSEYTNGVSSVADIFAGTGVVANMFASQGKHVIINDILHSNYLVYKTFFGHEQVNRKHINSALSKMNSLHDYGDGYLEKAYGNRYFSQENANKISSARQWVEDNKNSFNDRELAILITSIIYGSDKVANTVGHYDAYRKKMDSFAPVLFKPPLINKNYNSEIFEEDANDLVKHIYADLIYIDTPYNSRQYVDTYHVLENIADWNKPEIIGVARKSTDRQDRKSKYNLVSAPAAFNNLITHINAKYVLVSFNNMAKKGVGRSNSKISHEEIMESLKQRGQAFVFEKEFKPFSSGKSQIRNHKELLYLLKVDKND, from the coding sequence ATGATGACTACTCAAGAGGCTGCAGAAATGCTTGGCGTTTCTCGGCAAACCCTGTACTTATGGAGACGGCAGGGGCTCATTAGCATTCCTCGCGATGACAGAGGCCATCTTATTTGGGATATCGAAAGGACAAAAAGGGTAAGGGATAATATTGATAACCATAGACTCGCCATCAAAGAAACCAAACGGGAAAGTTCTTATTTTCAGATCAACAACCGCCGCTATCTTGGCTCAAAAGAAAAGTTACTACCCTTTATTAATCAAATTGTTTCAGAATATACAAATGGTGTAAGCTCTGTTGCCGATATTTTTGCGGGCACGGGTGTCGTCGCAAATATGTTCGCTTCTCAAGGCAAACATGTCATAATTAACGACATCCTCCACTCGAACTACCTAGTATATAAAACGTTTTTTGGTCACGAGCAAGTTAATAGAAAACACATTAATTCCGCATTGTCCAAGATGAATTCTCTTCATGATTATGGAGACGGATATCTAGAAAAAGCATATGGCAATAGATATTTCAGCCAAGAGAACGCAAACAAAATCAGCAGTGCCCGGCAATGGGTCGAAGACAACAAAAATTCATTTAACGATAGAGAACTCGCAATTCTTATTACCTCAATAATTTACGGAAGCGATAAAGTTGCCAATACCGTCGGGCACTACGATGCATACCGAAAAAAAATGGACTCTTTTGCACCTGTCCTCTTCAAACCACCTCTTATAAACAAAAACTATAATAGCGAAATCTTTGAGGAAGATGCCAACGACCTAGTTAAACATATTTACGCGGATTTAATTTATATTGATACACCCTATAATTCACGTCAGTATGTCGATACTTACCATGTTTTAGAGAATATTGCAGATTGGAATAAGCCTGAAATCATTGGAGTTGCTCGAAAAAGTACAGATCGCCAAGATCGCAAAAGCAAATATAACCTAGTAAGTGCTCCAGCAGCATTTAATAACCTCATAACACACATTAACGCAAAGTACGTGCTTGTATCCTTCAATAATATGGCAAAGAAAGGCGTGGGTAGGTCGAACTCAAAGATCTCTCATGAAGAAATCATGGAATCCCTTAAACAGCGCGGTCAAGCATTTGTATTTGAGAAGGAATTCAAGCCATTCTCGTCAGGAAAATCGCAAATCCGTAACCATAAAGAACTACTGTATTTATTAAAAGTTGACAAAAATGATTAA